In the Caballeronia sp. LZ062 genome, one interval contains:
- a CDS encoding bifunctional helix-turn-helix transcriptional regulator/GNAT family N-acetyltransferase yields MTEVRILHELAHERAHTAADLARNLGLDTGYLSRLITNFQKLGLVVRRKNESDGRAHLLTMTPEAKAKVDELDLHVSTETASLLHMLAPGEIEQLSLAMADIERLLSPPSQHVATRLRSPRCGDFGWMIERHAHLDVSDRASLAYEAHAAKVVSRFLGAMQRDTPRIACWVAEQEGDARVGAALLTAASEGQACIELLFVEPGARRRGLGEQLVAACTNFAQGAGYASVVCRLDQAREDLCSLFMRTGFKAHQGDDASLVWERELRRIYAD; encoded by the coding sequence TTGACGGAAGTCCGCATTCTTCACGAGCTCGCGCACGAACGCGCGCACACCGCCGCAGACCTCGCGCGCAACCTTGGGCTGGACACGGGTTATCTCAGCCGGCTCATCACCAACTTCCAGAAGCTCGGTCTGGTCGTGCGGCGCAAGAACGAATCCGACGGGCGCGCGCATCTGTTGACCATGACGCCCGAGGCAAAAGCCAAGGTCGACGAACTCGATCTTCATGTCTCCACGGAGACCGCGTCGCTGCTGCATATGCTGGCGCCGGGCGAGATCGAGCAGTTGTCGCTGGCGATGGCGGACATCGAGCGCCTTCTATCGCCACCTTCACAGCATGTCGCCACGCGGCTGCGCAGCCCGCGCTGCGGCGACTTCGGCTGGATGATCGAGCGCCACGCGCACCTCGACGTTTCCGACCGCGCGAGCCTTGCCTACGAAGCGCACGCGGCAAAGGTCGTGTCGCGCTTTCTCGGCGCAATGCAGCGGGACACGCCGCGCATCGCGTGCTGGGTGGCAGAGCAGGAGGGCGACGCGCGCGTCGGCGCTGCGCTGCTGACCGCCGCGTCCGAGGGGCAGGCGTGCATCGAATTGTTGTTCGTCGAGCCGGGCGCACGCCGCCGCGGTCTCGGAGAGCAACTCGTCGCCGCGTGCACGAACTTCGCGCAGGGCGCGGGCTATGCGAGCGTCGTGTGCAGGCTGGATCAAGCGCGGGAAGATCTATGCAGCCTCTTCATGCGCACGGGTTTCAAGGCTCACCAGGGCGACGATGCAAGCCTCGTCTGGGAGCGCGAGTTGCGCCGCATCTACGCCGACTGA
- a CDS encoding GntR family transcriptional regulator, with translation MRRTWKDLTPDGDSDTPLYLQLAARLASAIHAGAWSAGEALPSERTLSEGVGVSRITARKAIALLVEQGLIRRVRGTGSFITPRVEDPLSRLTGFTRKMEQRGFAPDSVWLGRGLRTANRDETVRLGLSPGAAVASLRRLRRADGIVMAVEHSTLPAWLVPDPLVIGASLYRYLEERGQAVVRALQHFRAVNAGAEVARMMGVAPGAALLVITRIGYAADQRAIELTDTYCRDDYYDFVAELHR, from the coding sequence GTGAGACGAACTTGGAAAGATCTGACGCCCGACGGTGACAGCGACACGCCGCTGTATCTCCAGCTGGCCGCGCGTCTTGCTTCGGCCATTCACGCTGGCGCGTGGTCGGCCGGCGAGGCGCTGCCGTCAGAGCGGACGTTGTCCGAGGGCGTCGGGGTATCGCGCATCACGGCGCGCAAGGCAATTGCGTTGCTGGTCGAGCAGGGGCTCATCAGGCGCGTGCGCGGCACGGGCAGTTTCATCACGCCGCGCGTCGAGGATCCGTTGTCCAGGCTCACCGGTTTTACCCGAAAGATGGAACAACGCGGCTTCGCGCCGGATTCGGTCTGGCTCGGGCGCGGCCTGCGCACGGCCAATCGCGATGAAACCGTGCGTCTCGGTTTGTCGCCCGGCGCGGCGGTGGCGAGTCTCAGAAGATTGCGGCGGGCGGACGGCATCGTGATGGCGGTCGAGCATTCCACGCTGCCCGCCTGGCTGGTGCCGGACCCGCTCGTGATCGGCGCGTCGCTCTACCGGTATCTGGAGGAGCGCGGTCAGGCGGTCGTGCGCGCGTTGCAGCACTTCCGCGCGGTGAACGCAGGCGCGGAAGTCGCGCGCATGATGGGCGTGGCACCCGGAGCCGCGTTGCTCGTGATCACGCGCATCGGCTATGCGGCGGATCAGCGCGCAATTGAATTGACGGATACGTATTGCCGCGACGACTACTACGACTTCGTTGCGGAGTTGCATCGATGA
- a CDS encoding MetQ/NlpA family lipoprotein, protein MQRRNMLKALAAVVASAAFIASFSAHADDKVIKVGTISGPDAQIWQVVQKVAKRDGLNVKVIEFNDYVQPNAALDAGDLDANSFQHQPYLDSQIKQRGYKIVSAGLTYISPLGMYSKKLKSLKDLPQGAKVAVPNDPSNENRALLLLQSQGVIKLKAGAGANGNNATALDVADDPKKIKLVELDAAQLPRTLADVDAAAINTNFALAAGLQPTKDAIALEDVHSPYANLIAVRAKDKDQPWVKKLVAAYQSEDVRQFLKSEFKGSVVPSF, encoded by the coding sequence ATGCAGCGCAGAAATATGCTCAAAGCCCTCGCGGCCGTCGTGGCGTCGGCCGCGTTCATCGCGAGTTTCTCGGCACACGCCGACGACAAAGTCATCAAGGTCGGCACCATCAGCGGCCCCGACGCCCAGATTTGGCAAGTCGTGCAGAAGGTTGCCAAGCGCGACGGACTCAACGTGAAGGTGATTGAGTTCAACGACTACGTGCAGCCGAATGCCGCACTCGACGCCGGCGATCTCGATGCGAACAGCTTCCAGCATCAGCCGTATCTGGACAGCCAGATCAAGCAGCGTGGCTACAAGATCGTGAGCGCGGGCCTCACCTACATTTCGCCGCTTGGCATGTATTCGAAGAAGCTGAAGTCGCTGAAGGACTTGCCGCAAGGCGCGAAAGTCGCGGTGCCGAACGATCCGTCGAACGAGAATCGTGCGCTGCTGCTTCTTCAGTCGCAAGGTGTGATCAAGCTGAAGGCAGGCGCGGGCGCGAACGGCAACAACGCGACTGCGCTCGACGTCGCGGACGATCCGAAGAAGATCAAGCTGGTCGAACTCGACGCGGCGCAACTGCCGCGCACGCTTGCGGATGTCGATGCCGCCGCCATCAACACGAACTTCGCGCTCGCTGCCGGCCTGCAGCCGACGAAAGATGCGATCGCGTTGGAAGACGTGCATAGCCCCTACGCGAATCTGATCGCGGTGCGGGCGAAGGACAAGGATCAGCCGTGGGTGAAGAAGCTGGTCGCCGCGTATCAGTCCGAGGACGTGCGGCAGTTCCTGAAGAGTGAGTTCAAGGGTTCGGTCGTGCCGTCGTTCTGA
- the nagA gene encoding N-acetylglucosamine-6-phosphate deacetylase encodes MLKGNILTNDGWIHGTVRFENGRVTALEGHIADPSANDAPYILPGFIDLHVHGGGGRDIMEGGDAADTVARQHAQHGTTSLLATTMTAPRDELMQVVAGLGEQAKRRAASGARVLGVHLEGPYINPGKLGAQPDAAAVAVRDEVLKYLELAPIRVVTIAPEISGHLEIISDMAARGVRVQLGHSLGTYDDAVNALKHGARGFTHLFNAMSPLHHRDPGMVGAALAHAEYAELIPDLLHVHPGAIRAAMRAIPRLYVVTDSTSAAGMPDGEYRLGSQHVTKCMGGVRLADGTLAGSTLTMDQALRNLVSLGIPLADVSNRLSRYPADYLGLEDRGRIARGAWADMVVLDRDFALTATYVEGESIVEYAH; translated from the coding sequence ATGCTGAAAGGAAACATACTGACGAACGACGGCTGGATTCACGGCACCGTTCGTTTCGAAAACGGTCGCGTGACGGCGCTCGAAGGCCACATCGCCGATCCGTCGGCCAACGACGCGCCGTACATCCTGCCGGGCTTCATCGACCTGCACGTGCACGGCGGCGGCGGGCGCGACATCATGGAAGGCGGCGACGCGGCCGATACCGTCGCGCGCCAGCACGCGCAACACGGCACGACGAGCCTGCTCGCCACCACGATGACCGCCCCGCGCGACGAACTCATGCAGGTCGTCGCCGGCCTCGGCGAACAGGCGAAGCGCCGCGCCGCCAGCGGCGCGCGCGTGCTCGGCGTGCATCTGGAAGGACCGTACATCAATCCTGGCAAGCTCGGCGCACAGCCGGACGCAGCCGCCGTCGCCGTGCGCGACGAAGTGCTCAAGTACCTCGAACTGGCGCCGATCCGCGTCGTGACCATCGCGCCGGAGATTTCGGGTCATCTCGAGATCATCTCCGACATGGCGGCGCGCGGCGTGCGCGTGCAACTCGGGCATTCGCTCGGCACGTATGACGACGCCGTCAACGCGCTGAAGCACGGCGCGCGCGGTTTCACGCATCTCTTCAACGCGATGTCGCCGCTGCATCATCGCGATCCCGGCATGGTCGGCGCAGCGCTCGCACATGCGGAGTACGCCGAACTGATTCCCGACCTGCTGCACGTTCACCCCGGCGCCATTCGCGCCGCCATGCGCGCCATTCCGCGGCTTTATGTCGTGACCGACAGCACGTCCGCCGCCGGTATGCCGGACGGCGAATACCGCCTCGGCAGCCAGCACGTCACCAAGTGCATGGGCGGCGTGCGTCTGGCGGACGGCACGCTCGCAGGCAGCACGCTGACCATGGATCAGGCGCTGCGCAATCTCGTTTCGCTGGGCATTCCGCTCGCGGACGTTTCGAATCGCTTGTCGCGCTATCCCGCCGACTACCTCGGGCTCGAAGACCGCGGCCGCATCGCGCGCGGCGCGTGGGCCGACATGGTCGTCCTCGACCGGGACTTCGCGCTGACCGCCACTTATGTCGAAGGAGAATCGATTGTCGAATATGCTCACTGA
- a CDS encoding YciI family protein, whose amino-acid sequence MYVINLRYTGALAEIDDALEEHRLFLERYFAAGVFVMAGPKVPRDGGLIIASGIDRARLDEIVAEDPFARQQLAHYEITEFKATRLAPGLNLPQPSTP is encoded by the coding sequence ATGTATGTGATCAATCTGCGTTACACCGGCGCGCTCGCCGAAATCGACGATGCTCTCGAAGAACACCGCCTTTTTCTCGAACGCTATTTCGCGGCGGGCGTATTCGTGATGGCCGGGCCGAAGGTGCCGCGCGACGGCGGCCTGATCATCGCGTCGGGCATCGATCGCGCAAGGCTCGACGAGATCGTCGCGGAAGACCCGTTTGCCCGGCAGCAACTCGCGCATTACGAGATCACCGAATTCAAGGCAACGCGTCTTGCGCCGGGGCTGAACCTGCCGCAACCGTCGACGCCATAA
- a CDS encoding SIS domain-containing protein: protein MLTEALESADVVAAQLADTSRIEALAVKLAEQPRHVALTVARGSSDHAASYFASLTMSRIGVPVASLPMSVATLQQAPLRVSGQLAVAFSQSGKSPDLVGTMQALREAGAFTVAAVNVAGSPLENACEYFLPLLAGPELSVAATKSYIAMLSLSAIVIAHVQRDAELLNALKSLPDALRAAGKLDWTRAVEELKGVDRMIVVGRGLGLAIAQEAALKLKETSGIQAEAFSSAEVRHGPMEIIDRDYPLLVFAPRGPEQAGLIQLAADMRARGARVLLAAPDDVPGAELPLVATDHPALDPIAAILSFYVMAAGLAAARGRNPDAPRHLNKVTETH from the coding sequence ATGCTCACTGAGGCGCTGGAGTCCGCGGATGTCGTCGCGGCCCAACTCGCCGATACCTCGCGCATCGAGGCGCTTGCCGTGAAGCTCGCGGAGCAGCCGCGTCATGTCGCGTTGACCGTCGCTCGCGGCAGTTCGGACCATGCCGCGAGCTATTTCGCCAGCCTGACGATGAGCCGCATCGGCGTGCCAGTCGCGTCGCTGCCCATGTCCGTCGCCACGTTGCAGCAAGCGCCGCTGCGCGTGTCCGGCCAGCTTGCCGTCGCGTTCTCGCAGTCGGGCAAGAGCCCGGATCTCGTCGGCACCATGCAGGCGTTGCGCGAAGCGGGCGCATTCACGGTCGCGGCAGTCAACGTCGCCGGTTCGCCGCTGGAAAACGCCTGCGAATATTTCCTGCCGCTGCTCGCGGGACCGGAGCTTTCGGTTGCCGCAACCAAGAGCTATATCGCGATGCTGTCGCTGTCGGCCATCGTGATCGCGCACGTTCAGCGCGACGCCGAACTGCTGAACGCGCTCAAGTCGCTGCCGGATGCGCTGCGCGCGGCGGGCAAGCTCGACTGGACGCGCGCCGTGGAAGAACTGAAAGGCGTCGACCGCATGATCGTCGTCGGGCGCGGCCTCGGGCTTGCCATCGCGCAGGAAGCGGCGCTCAAGCTGAAGGAAACGTCGGGCATTCAGGCCGAAGCGTTCTCGAGCGCGGAAGTGCGTCATGGTCCGATGGAAATCATCGACCGCGACTATCCGCTGCTCGTTTTCGCGCCGCGCGGGCCGGAGCAGGCCGGTCTCATCCAGTTGGCGGCGGACATGCGCGCACGCGGCGCACGCGTGCTGCTCGCAGCACCCGACGACGTGCCCGGCGCCGAATTGCCGCTCGTCGCCACCGACCACCCGGCGCTCGATCCGATCGCCGCGATCCTTTCGTTCTACGTGATGGCGGCAGGTCTTGCCGCCGCGCGCGGGCGCAACCCCGACGCGCCGCGCCACCTGAACAAGGTCACTGAAACCCATTGA